From one Triticum aestivum cultivar Chinese Spring chromosome 4B, IWGSC CS RefSeq v2.1, whole genome shotgun sequence genomic stretch:
- the LOC123089492 gene encoding GDSL esterase/lipase At5g55050-like, which yields MGCNSSLAMVSILQLCLIIGAPAAGPSKMVRLVPAMYVFGDSTLDVGNNNYLPGPNVPRANTPLNGVDFPGGARATGRFSNGYHVADFIAMRLGLKESPPAYLSLAPRPTALLLSALATGVSYASAGAGILDSTNAGNNIPLSKQVRYMESTKAAMEARVGKAAARLLLSRSFFLFSVGSNDISVFAAAPGDVAALYAKLISGYSAAITDLYGMGARKFGIINVGLLGCVPVARALSATGACNDGLNQLSAGFNDKLRSLMAGLAARLPGLDYSLADNYNLSQVTFANPAASGYVSIDSACCGSGRMGAESDCLPNSTTCADHDRFVFWDRGHPSQRAGELSAAAYFDGAAGFTAPISFDQLARKIFAGPEDLASYS from the exons ATGGGGTGCAATAGTAGTCTGGCCATGGTCTCCATCCTGCAGCTGTGCTTGATCATCGGTGCCCCCGCCGCTGGCCCGAGCAAGATGGTGAGGCTGGTGCCGGCGATGTACGTGTTCGGGGACTCCACGCTGGACGTGGGCAACAACAACTACCTGCCGGGGCCGAACGTGCCCAGGGCCAACACGCCCCTCAACGGCGTCGACTTCCCCGGCGGCGCCCGGGCGACGGGGCGGTTCAGCAACGGCTACCACGTTGCCGACTTCATCG CAATGAGACTGGGACTGAAGGAGAGCCCGCCGGCGTACCTGTCGCTCGCGCCACGCCCCACCGCCCTGCTCCTCAGCGCTCTCGCCACAGGCGTGAGCTATGCTTCTGCCGGAGCAGGCATCCTGGACTCAACC aaCGCGGGGAACAATATCCCACTGTCGAAGCAGGTGCGGTACATGGAGTCAACCAAGGCCGCCATGGAGGCCAGGGTGGGCAAAGCCGCGGCGCGCCTCCTGCTCTCGAGGTCCTTCTTCCTCTTCAGCGTCGGCAGCAACGACATCTCCGTGTTCGCGGCCGCGCCGGGCGACGTCGCCGCGCTCTACGCCAAACTCATCTCCGGCTACTCCGCGGCCATCACGGACCTGTACGGCATGGGCGCGAGGAAGTTCGGGATCATCAACGTGGGGCTTCTGGGCTGCGTGCCGGTGGCGCGGGCGCTCAGCGCGACTGGCGCGTGCAACGACGGGCTCAACCAGCTGTCGGCCGGCTTCAACGACAAGCTCAGGTCCCTCATGGCCGGCCTCGCCGCCCGGCTGCCGGGCCTCGACTACTCCCTCGCCGACAACTACAACCTCTCGCAAGTCACCTTCGCCAACCCGGCGGCATCCG GGTACGTGAGCATAGACAGCGCGTGCTGCGGGAGCGGGAGGATGGGGGCGGAGAGCGACTGCCTGCCTAACTCGACGACGTGTGCCGACCACGACCGCTTCGTCTTCTGGGACCGCGGGCATCCCTCGCAGCGCGCCGGAGAGCTCAGCGCCGCCGCCTACTTCGACGGAGCGGCAGGGTTCACCGCGCCCATCAGCTTCGACCAGCTGGCCCGGAAGATTTTTGCTGGCCCGGAAGATTTAGCTAGCTATAGCTAG